The genomic interval GATTGTTTTATATGAGAGGTTGGTTATGCTTGATATACTTAGTTCGTAAGGAAAGAGCAATGACATATGAGAAAATTTGAATGATTCTTACCTATTAAATATTCATTCATCTTTTTTATTGAAGTGTTGATATGTTGAGAACTATGTACCATATTATAACTGGAAGGAGAAACAACTTTTTACTTaaatgaaacaattttttattagtagTGTACAAATCACCTTTTTCATTACAATGTATTGTCTTTTACAATTCGTAGAGTTATATACAATTCTTGACgtgatgaatttaaaaataaatatatgtaataaaaatatatttataattaaatgatataaaaaaacattaaaataataatattgttgaCTGTAAAGTGAATGTAGAAAAAAAGAGTAATTCTCAACCTATCAACATTCTTCCACaaaaatttttaatttgattttgttgagaatatgatttaaatatattaactaataatcaaaacaattaagttgtttttattgttaaGCTTGTTAAAAAATTCTcaacttaaataataattttttaaaagattttatagattaaaaggAACACAATCAACACTTTATTGGTTTTTTCATTTAACtatatttgttgttttttttttccgaCAAAAACCtttcataaattaaagaaaaaaaatgttgattgaaaaaaaaaggtgcAAAAAGATAAATACTAATTGAAATAACTTGGTTTGAGGAGGAAATAAATGTAATTGTAAAGTAATGTAAcaaattttatgaaataatttgCAAAATTATAAATAGCATGGAGTAAATTGAAAGCAGTAAAATGATCTCAAAAGAAAATGATCATAAATATAAGTCTACATCTGAATACCATATAATAAAAGTGATTAAAggtaaaataaagtaaaagactttaaaggaaaaaaatgtaaaataagaGATAAATAGGACAAATAAAAGTAGACAGTAGAAAAATTAAAGTAGAGATAACatatatatcattattttttattagtaatgaggatatgtattaaaaaaatttgtagtGATTGTGTAATATGCTTTTTACATCGAGTACATTGATGATATGTACTTCTATTTATAAaacttttttcattaaaaactaATCCTAACAAATAAATGACGTGTTCAATTTTTACTATACATTGATGAGTATATTTGACCGTGTATAAATTATGTACcatctaagtttttttttttatctttaatatttatttatttatttttactttatcaAAGTGTTTTATTAATGATGTGACTTTTGATCAAATATCTTGATATTTTAACTTAAAATCAGTTTTATCTGTAATATAATGTATTTATAATAGTTTATGCTTTGAAAAATTGATGGACCTCCTTTTTCTCCCATtatcatcaatttttttaatttttttttatcaaaaacaaGAAGATAGAGTTTTGGAAtgatcttttgtttttgaaaaattaaaaaagttgaaATTTAAAGTTGTGACGTTCATGCAACAATTGCCATAAACAATGTAAATATCTTGAATGCTAACAAAAATCCtaacaattttttgtttctttcccATAACATTACAAAagacttttaattatttaactaAAGATCTCTTTACCTCACGACTCACGAGTACCATGTTCTTGTATTTCTAAGCTACttcactattttatttttaaataagaaaaaacagagatacaaaaattaatatatatatatatatatatataaattaaaattaggaaCATTTATTTATCTAATGTGAAAATTACATTAGAGCAAGTTGAGTTGCTAACCATAGTAATGGTATGAATGAGATTGTTGTGAAATCACTCAAGAAATTTATAGAATTTTATGATTGAAGAAATTTGTGGATTTTTTGGTGATGGCAAACCACAACCAAAAGAGgaagggaagagagaaaaatcaaaagtaaaaagaaaaacaaagcatGAAAACTTATTAATCTGTCAAAAGAAGAAGGcaacaagaaaatatatataaacgaAAAGTGAAATAAACatgaaaggaaaataaaatagatagaaagaaaacaaaataaagaaaacaaattaacaAAGTGAGAAGGTTTAGATCACTTATGATCATACTAGACGGTCTAGTGTTAAATACACAAACTAACAGTTTAGtatacaacaaaaatatttagaCGGGTTGCCAACAAGCTAAACGGTCTAGTGAGTGCAAACAAATTAGATGATCAAGAATCCTAAACGGTCCAATAGAAGACCAACGTTTTAATATAGGATGTTTATACAAAGCAAGCGAAACAAAGTTTATGTTTATCCGCCCCTCAAGTTGGGAATACATGTTTAACATTCCCAGCTTGATacacatattttaaaaatagcgGGAGCAAACAATTTAATGTTGATATTAGGAGTTTGAAGATCAGAAGCTATGGGAAGAAACTTGATAAGACCTCAATTGATTTTCTCTCAAATGATATGACAATCAATCTTTATATGCTTGGTTCGTTTGTTGAAGTCTTGATTGGCAGCATTCTGAATGATAACTTGGTTGTTAGGGTACAATAGAGTTGGTTGGATGAAATCAACATGAAGGTCATGAAAAAGATAAGTGAGTCATTATATTTCAGAGGTAGTAGTAGCAAGGACTCTATATTCGACTTCATAAGAACTCTTGGATATGGTTAGTTGCTTTTTAGACTTCCAAGATATTATAGAATCACCAAGGTAGATAACGAAACCAATAACAAAGTGTTGTGTGAGAGGAAATGTAGCCAAAATTGAATCACTAAAGGCTTTTAGTTGTATAGGTCTTTGTGAActgagaaaaataatattacgaGAAGCACCTTTAAGGTAATGAATGatgcaaaaattattttttattaatttttaaaaaaagtatttcttATCTGGGATGACCCGCAGACCCGCGAACCAACCCTTATGTAGGGAAGACTAACAAAATTAGCTCGCATATTCTATGCAGGGCAGGCCTAATGCAGGGTGAACCAGCTCGCATTGTCATCTCTACGCActcttgtgaaacgattgaagAAATTTATTTCTCCATGATGACAAACAACAACGAAATGAGGAAGGGAAGGGAGAACAACCTTAAGTGGAGAGGAAAATAGAGTatgaaaacttattttattcATCAAAAAAAAgcaataagaaaaataaaataatatatatatatatatatatacatatatatatatatataataaaaatcaaatcaacatataaaaggaaaataaaacatacataaaaaaacaaaaaaagagaaaacaaactaACAGAGACAATAATATCTATATTACTTATTAACAGACTAGACGTTTGTCAACAAGCCAAACGATCTAATGAGCACAAACAACCTAACAAAAGAGTGTCTTCATAAAACCTAAATAGTCTAATAGAGAAccatctatataaaaaaaacaagtaaaacaattttatatttatcacaCAATaacaatagtttttttttataaatataatgtttaatattaaatataatttcgttaaagtaaaaatagaaataaaaggTGATTTGCTATACGCATGTTAAACTTTATGACAACTTATCAATAAGTAATTGGCCAAGTTAAactgaatattttaaataaattttcgtgtttaaatttataaacgaactaatattgttaaaaaaatctcacaaaaaaatataaaaaatcattttttaataaatattagcTATTACCAAAAATGATAAACAGTTatcaataacaattttttttaaaagaattgcattgtcaaagtttttttttgttaaacttcttaaactaataatattaaaaaatacgtTAAATCTTTgctgataattttaaaaataaaaataaattaaatttaaaattaatatacacattaatatataaaataataaaaattattatagcaATTAAGTTTAACTTATTCCTCACttgatatattatattttttcatattaaaaatatagaatttaaatttaactaaacTTTCACACAATTGGTTTGAAAGAGTAAAATTTGcactcttatatatatatatatatatatatatatatatatatatatttagagtATAAAACTAGAAAGAACCAGATAAAAcgatattaaaaattaaacttaattCGAATTcataatcaattttaataaattgaagTTTTCTCCTACCTATTTATCTATATGATCTCAcatctttaattaatttaaatttgtgaacataaaatatatttatccaATTGCCCCTAGTTATTAGTATATTTGTCCTCGAGTAATCATACgtctattgttttttttttaattaactaactTAATAATAACTCATTATTAATGCATGAAAATACCACAAAATTTGTCATAACAAGACACATACATGacaagataaataaatattaaacacatttttttttctaatttcaaccatcccaaaaaaaattatatttgatccgtttaaaaaaaaatcttaactaTGTACTCAATTATTAAACTACCATTTAACTATTCCTCCGTATagcatttttcaaaattatatttctatttttcaaTGACATTTGACGTATGAAATAGTTggctttaaaattaaaagaaccAAATGATTGGTGGACTTGGCTTAGAAAAACGCATGCAAAATGAGAAAGTGAAGGTTCTTTAAAacttaatttgaaataaaatatataaactgaAAAAACTTGGATCAAGAGTTATCAACACATCTACATTATCTtactttaaaacaaaatatcataTTCTTATATGAAGTTTGAATGCTTATTTCTCTCACACTATAATTGAAGTCTGTACATAATCTTTATCTCCTCCACACATTGAATTATGTGACAGATGAACAAACAGTTTCTCAAAACTCAGTCAGGTATTAATTAAACTGATAAAATCCTTTCAATAATATATGCATTTTTCAACAGCATGATTGAACCAGATATCACAAACTTAACATATTTGACTCTATACATATGTTGATTATCTGTTGACAACTGTACAACCTTAACCAATTTCTGGTTATTTTGAGCCAAATCATCAGACCAAGATTTGTCAAATACAGTCTTGCGTTTTCATGGCATGAATGGAAAAACATAGTTAAAAAGAGAGATATTTCATGAATGATGAGAACCTAGAATGTTGAATAACGAAGTTGATGAATTACTGTGTAAGAAAAGAAGGTTGAAGATAAATATAGAAACAGCGTTGAATAGAAAAGTTAAGGGAAAGCGATTATGGAGGGGGACAAGGAAGAGTCTTACTTAGTAGAAGTGGATGAGAAGTCCTTCTCAAATGGGTTTGGCGATAAGGAGACAAGTTCATAGGTGTCACTTAGATATCTTAGGTGGACAGTGGGACATGTCCTATCTCCACACCCACGGGCCACAAGGTGCAATCCACCACAAATTCTCTTCACTCATATCTCCAACTTTCCAACCCcttctcctctctctctctatatatatatcaccatgCTTAGTTCTCAGCATTGGGACCACAACCACAACCACAACCTCACCCTCAACTTCACCATGACAACAGCAACAACTACTGCCATGTTCTCATCACTGAGGGCTTCGAAGCTTCGACCTTGGGGACGCTGTTCCAAGTACATTCGCCAGCAGAGGACCAGGCTTTACATCATTTGGAGATGCACTGTGTTGCTCTTGTGCTGGCATGACTAATTTCATTATCATATCACTGCTTGGTGCCACTGCATGCTTGGGTTTGGGCTTCCAATTTTTGCTGATCGCAGGGTAGCTGGTGATTAATGTGTAAATTAGTATAGATATGGAGAAAAGAAGTCAATGATTCTAAGGTGAAGTGATTGTAAAATCGGCCTCAGGCCCCAGTTTCATTGATTCTACTTTTGACATGACACCCACTTTTTAACATTAACTTGAGTCTTTATAGTAGCAGTGTGTTGCTTTTATAGCCACTTGGCTTCAATTTCTAGAGTTTAACATTATGAATTTATGATCCATCAATGTTTCTGGAAAATATGGCTTCCTTTATATAAATGTTTTAGAACTAGAAGGGGTATCTTCCTATTCTAAGGTAAGATCTCccatttcattttaaaaattacttattcttttatttttcctcTCATCatgttaagattttttttagcaTGGTTATACTTTTATGCTTCGAGAAGCTACC from Phaseolus vulgaris cultivar G19833 chromosome 1, P. vulgaris v2.0, whole genome shotgun sequence carries:
- the LOC137814196 gene encoding small polypeptide DEVIL 14, producing MLSSQHWDHNHNHNLTLNFTMTTATTTAMFSSLRASKLRPWGRCSKYIRQQRTRLYIIWRCTVLLLCWHD